In a single window of the Tautonia marina genome:
- a CDS encoding lactate racemase domain-containing protein codes for MMPNEVDIPTVARVRQRTAFPALEDAPAAVAEAIRTSHITARIPKGGRVALTVGSRGIVGIDRITRAAVATLKGLGFAPFVVAAMGSHGKGTAEGQRALLAELGVTEEAIGCPIRSEMETVILGTNSFGLPIHFDRNAFDAEGVVLLNRIKPHTSFTGRYESGLLKMLTIGLGKQEGAAQVHKLGLPGLRALLPEVGAFLLRKTPVALGIALLENAEERTAKVEVVEPEELLEIEPRLLDEARQMMGRLPFDQIDVLIVGELGKNYSGTGMDPNVIGRQRVETMPDLPRPVITRLAVLDLSPETRGNATGIGLADLTTDRLIRRIDPEPMRVNCFTSNFLTRARIPLALPSDRDVIAMCVQTCWRLDPSQVRMVVIPNTLELETMYVSPALADEVNAGERMSFGSGFAPLPFGPDGTLDQRTMFPRSVQGRRPATEAICQI; via the coding sequence ATGATGCCGAACGAGGTTGACATTCCCACCGTTGCCCGCGTCCGCCAGCGGACCGCCTTCCCCGCGCTCGAGGACGCACCGGCCGCCGTGGCCGAGGCGATCCGGACGAGCCACATCACGGCCCGGATCCCGAAAGGGGGACGGGTGGCGCTGACGGTCGGCAGCCGGGGGATTGTGGGGATTGACCGAATTACCCGGGCAGCGGTGGCCACGCTCAAGGGGCTTGGGTTTGCGCCCTTTGTGGTGGCGGCGATGGGGAGTCACGGCAAGGGGACGGCCGAGGGGCAGCGGGCCTTGCTGGCCGAACTGGGGGTGACGGAGGAAGCCATCGGTTGCCCGATCCGGTCGGAGATGGAAACGGTCATCCTGGGGACGAACTCGTTCGGACTGCCGATTCACTTCGACCGCAACGCCTTTGATGCCGAGGGGGTCGTCCTGCTCAACCGGATCAAGCCCCACACATCCTTCACCGGCCGTTATGAGAGCGGCCTGTTGAAGATGTTGACCATTGGCCTGGGGAAGCAGGAAGGGGCGGCGCAGGTGCACAAGCTCGGCCTGCCGGGGTTGCGGGCCTTGCTGCCGGAGGTCGGAGCGTTCTTGCTGCGGAAGACGCCGGTAGCGCTCGGGATCGCCCTGCTGGAAAACGCCGAGGAACGGACGGCGAAGGTCGAGGTGGTGGAGCCGGAGGAGTTGCTGGAGATTGAGCCCCGGTTGCTCGACGAGGCAAGGCAGATGATGGGGCGCTTGCCGTTCGATCAGATCGATGTGTTGATTGTCGGCGAGTTGGGGAAGAATTACAGCGGGACCGGCATGGACCCGAACGTGATCGGCCGGCAGCGGGTCGAAACGATGCCCGACTTGCCAAGGCCGGTCATTACCCGTCTGGCCGTGCTGGACCTGTCTCCCGAAACGCGCGGGAATGCCACCGGGATTGGTCTGGCCGACCTGACGACCGATCGCCTGATCCGGCGGATTGACCCCGAGCCGATGCGGGTCAATTGCTTCACCAGCAACTTTTTGACCCGGGCGAGAATTCCGCTGGCCCTGCCGAGCGATCGAGACGTGATCGCCATGTGCGTGCAAACCTGCTGGCGCCTGGATCCGTCGCAGGTCCGGATGGTGGTGATTCCGAATACGCTGGAACTGGAAACGATGTATGTCTCGCCCGCCCTGGCCGACGAGGTGAACGCCGGGGAGCGGATGAGCTTTGGCTCGGGGTTCGCTCCGCTACCGTTTGGCCCCGATGGGACACTGGATCAACGCACGATGTTCCCGAGAAGCGTGCAAGGGCGGCGGCCCGCGACGGAGGCAATTTGCCAAATTTGA
- a CDS encoding CHAT domain-containing protein: MSASNRIGTERGDRRPGERRPHAIIERFERASADELEEILTSPTSEDERALRRYLGDDRFRRMRALAVAPPPGTRGTPAAPRGNVVVLPGLMGSTLHAIDRRGNDQEIWLNLWRLARGGIGRLQLASDGILQADPSLSTRTGNVLWKYYGELVLAMRRHWRVVVFTYDWRKDLRLAADALLASINTHFGPDEPVHLVAHSMGGLVARSFIDRHGERWRSMWSGGAERRSRGGRLVMLGTPNHGSYLVPQVLCGLANTVWMLERLDLSRDMAGMLRVVHSFPGVYQLLPSPIVDANAEVLYDPTTYGSTGVSSRHLAGARAFHEGLARSLETPETRRAIEERLIYVAGKGLATPDGIASGKIDHLARVTQPKGFDLSKHYLFTKNGDGSVSRRLGQLRDRDGSLIHVRTFTVENEHAAMLENPNVLSAVNEVLQFGDVRALVARGAGPAAMAGSGTLVEQGWSNPAEAPDREPRHDSEAARRWTEHQQAQRTAFEVSMRRSRAQVETTRGPEGEDVDQEAMALSHESGAIEGLILEEVIGGRGGSAGESDASLAIEPPRIALHLALDEIAAIGSRALRVEGQTEAPPIDAIALGHYSGETPRPGDPAWELDELVSRCRCPETFRTEEAGSGSPALSHAHRFLGPIIERGLAQGAIGQPYFLPDPREPSRVIALCGMGVPGGFGAPELTVLARELLWALGKLGKRHLATAPIGTTNAHLPPAEAAEAWVRGIKLAFSGLDVADNQRVEHLTFVLSDPRIVPEVDRTFRQLQKEYRRTNRLILDYEPMTEEQLSALEDRAIAFEQEIFTRQWAERRRRWNSNGSSEPWEGGEDPVRITVRFGPGDRSNRRVFRFGAVTRSASLPMREIDVDPSLVASANQELATESDLDRQFGRGRFLGQLVLPRDFRPLLRTGGPLVMMLDATSARIHWEMVARPELWNQGDAGEDQESLLGGVLDGSAFLGTSRGLTRQLISGFGAPPEPPPPRRRFLRVLVVADPAADAPLPGARREGIATVDLFRAFNTTWGHSGNVVEVDALIGPEEATRTNVLRHLMGRTYDALHYAGHAFYQKDDPAGSGLLFSDGQVISAHEMRRVDRVPKFVFMNACESGVVPSMLEEGVIGYHSERAPSFAESFFERGVSNFVCTAWPVHDEAATAFSQTLYRGLLGLSEEDDGRIDASRPQVIHRAMQAARRAVARLNHVPGGALTWGAYQHYGNPEFAFFDESRMVRGDAAVVAFGGPAGPSGTTAPPRRGSSKRSPRTPKPGSTPEEGVA; this comes from the coding sequence ATGAGCGCATCGAACAGGATCGGGACCGAGCGCGGCGATCGCCGGCCCGGTGAGCGGCGGCCTCACGCAATCATCGAGCGGTTTGAGCGGGCCTCGGCCGACGAGCTTGAGGAGATTTTGACGAGCCCGACGTCGGAAGACGAGCGGGCCTTGCGGCGTTATCTCGGCGACGATCGCTTTCGTCGGATGCGAGCGCTGGCCGTGGCGCCACCGCCGGGCACCCGAGGGACGCCCGCTGCCCCTCGGGGGAATGTGGTGGTGCTGCCCGGCCTGATGGGCAGCACCCTGCATGCGATCGACCGGCGGGGGAACGATCAGGAGATCTGGTTGAACCTCTGGCGGCTGGCCCGCGGGGGGATCGGTCGTCTGCAACTGGCGAGCGATGGGATCTTGCAGGCGGACCCGAGCCTCTCGACCCGGACAGGGAATGTCTTGTGGAAATATTATGGGGAGCTGGTCCTGGCGATGCGCCGACACTGGCGAGTTGTCGTCTTTACGTATGACTGGCGGAAGGATCTCAGGCTGGCGGCCGATGCCTTGCTGGCCAGCATCAACACGCACTTCGGCCCCGATGAGCCGGTGCATCTGGTGGCGCACTCGATGGGTGGCTTGGTGGCGCGCAGTTTTATTGACCGGCACGGGGAACGGTGGCGGTCGATGTGGTCGGGAGGGGCAGAGCGGCGGTCGCGCGGGGGGCGGTTGGTGATGCTCGGAACGCCGAACCACGGGTCGTACCTGGTGCCGCAGGTGCTTTGTGGTCTGGCGAACACGGTCTGGATGCTGGAGCGGCTCGACCTGTCGCGCGACATGGCGGGGATGCTGCGGGTGGTGCACTCGTTCCCGGGGGTCTATCAACTCTTGCCATCGCCGATTGTCGATGCGAACGCAGAGGTTTTGTACGATCCGACGACGTATGGATCGACGGGGGTGTCGAGCCGACATCTGGCGGGGGCTCGGGCCTTTCACGAGGGGCTGGCCCGATCGCTTGAGACGCCCGAGACTCGACGGGCGATCGAGGAGCGCTTGATCTATGTGGCAGGGAAAGGGTTGGCAACCCCCGACGGCATCGCCTCGGGGAAAATCGACCACCTGGCCCGCGTGACGCAACCGAAGGGATTCGACCTATCCAAGCATTATCTGTTCACTAAAAATGGGGATGGAAGTGTTTCCCGGCGGTTGGGGCAGTTACGGGATCGGGACGGAAGCTTGATTCACGTGCGCACATTCACGGTCGAAAATGAGCATGCGGCGATGTTGGAAAATCCGAACGTGCTGAGCGCCGTGAACGAGGTGCTCCAGTTCGGCGATGTCCGTGCTTTGGTGGCTCGTGGGGCAGGACCGGCAGCGATGGCTGGCTCGGGGACACTGGTGGAGCAAGGCTGGAGCAATCCGGCCGAGGCGCCGGATCGTGAGCCTCGGCATGATTCCGAGGCGGCCCGGCGGTGGACGGAGCACCAGCAGGCGCAGCGGACAGCCTTCGAGGTTTCAATGCGCCGGAGCCGCGCCCAGGTCGAGACGACGCGAGGGCCAGAGGGCGAAGATGTCGATCAAGAAGCGATGGCCTTGTCGCATGAATCAGGTGCGATAGAAGGGTTGATCCTTGAAGAGGTTATCGGGGGTCGAGGGGGATCGGCGGGGGAGAGCGATGCGTCGTTGGCAATCGAGCCGCCGAGGATCGCCCTGCATCTGGCCCTGGATGAGATTGCGGCGATCGGCTCGCGAGCGTTGCGGGTGGAGGGGCAGACCGAGGCGCCTCCAATCGACGCAATCGCGCTGGGTCATTACTCGGGAGAGACGCCGAGGCCAGGAGATCCGGCGTGGGAGCTGGACGAGTTGGTCAGCCGATGTCGATGTCCGGAAACGTTCCGAACGGAGGAGGCTGGAAGTGGATCGCCGGCGTTGTCGCATGCTCATCGGTTCCTGGGTCCGATCATCGAGCGAGGGCTGGCACAGGGAGCGATTGGACAACCGTATTTTCTGCCGGACCCGCGAGAACCGTCTCGCGTGATCGCACTGTGCGGGATGGGGGTTCCGGGAGGATTCGGGGCCCCGGAGCTAACGGTGCTGGCCAGAGAGTTGCTCTGGGCGCTCGGGAAGCTGGGAAAACGTCACCTGGCGACCGCGCCGATCGGAACCACGAATGCTCATTTGCCCCCGGCTGAGGCGGCCGAGGCGTGGGTCAGGGGGATCAAGCTGGCATTCAGCGGGCTCGACGTGGCCGACAATCAGCGGGTCGAGCACCTGACGTTCGTGCTGTCCGACCCCCGAATCGTTCCGGAGGTGGACCGGACCTTCCGACAGCTTCAAAAGGAGTACCGACGGACCAATCGGTTGATCCTGGACTATGAGCCGATGACCGAAGAGCAACTGAGTGCGCTGGAGGATCGAGCGATTGCCTTCGAGCAGGAGATATTTACCCGCCAATGGGCCGAGCGTCGGCGGCGCTGGAATTCGAACGGGAGTTCGGAGCCGTGGGAAGGAGGAGAAGATCCGGTGCGGATCACGGTTCGGTTTGGTCCTGGCGACCGGTCGAATCGGCGGGTCTTCCGGTTTGGTGCGGTGACGCGATCGGCCTCGTTACCGATGCGAGAAATCGACGTGGACCCGAGCCTGGTGGCATCGGCCAATCAGGAGCTGGCGACCGAGTCTGATCTGGATCGGCAGTTCGGACGAGGACGGTTTCTGGGGCAACTGGTCTTACCTCGCGACTTCCGGCCGTTGCTGAGGACTGGCGGGCCGCTGGTGATGATGCTCGACGCGACCTCGGCCCGGATCCACTGGGAGATGGTGGCGCGGCCCGAGCTTTGGAACCAGGGGGATGCAGGTGAGGATCAGGAATCGTTGTTGGGTGGAGTGCTGGACGGGTCTGCCTTCCTGGGGACGAGCCGGGGACTGACGCGGCAGTTGATCAGTGGATTTGGGGCGCCGCCGGAGCCGCCACCACCGAGGCGGAGGTTTCTGCGCGTGCTGGTCGTGGCCGATCCGGCGGCCGATGCTCCGTTGCCGGGGGCGAGGCGCGAGGGAATCGCAACCGTCGATCTGTTCCGCGCGTTCAACACGACCTGGGGACACTCAGGAAACGTGGTTGAAGTGGATGCGTTGATCGGTCCCGAGGAGGCAACCCGGACGAATGTCTTGCGTCATTTGATGGGACGGACCTACGACGCCTTGCACTACGCCGGTCATGCGTTCTATCAGAAGGACGACCCGGCGGGGTCGGGTCTGCTGTTCTCGGACGGGCAGGTGATTTCGGCTCACGAGATGAGGAGGGTTGATCGAGTTCCGAAGTTTGTGTTCATGAATGCTTGTGAGTCGGGAGTTGTCCCGTCGATGCTTGAGGAGGGGGTGATCGGCTATCATTCAGAACGGGCGCCGAGCTTTGCGGAATCGTTCTTCGAGCGAGGGGTGTCAAACTTCGTGTGCACGGCGTGGCCGGTGCATGACGAGGCGGCAACGGCCTTCTCTCAAACGCTTTACCGAGGGTTGCTCGGGCTCTCAGAGGAAGACGACGGCCGAATCGACGCGTCGCGGCCCCAGGTAATTCATCGGGCGATGCAGGCGGCACGGCGAGCGGTTGCCCGGTTGAATCATGTGCCCGGCGGCGCACTGACCTGGGGTGCGTACCAGCATTACGGGAACCCGGAGTTCGCCTTCTTCGATGAGTCGCGGATGGTCCGGGGAGATGCCGCGGTGGTGGCGTTTGGAGGGCCGGCGGGGCCTTCGGGCACGACCGCGCCGCCGCGGCGGGGATCCTCGAAGCGGTCGCCCCGGACACCCAAACCGGGATCGACGCCGGAGGAGGGCGTGGCCTGA
- the trmB gene encoding tRNA (guanine(46)-N(7))-methyltransferase TrmB, whose amino-acid sequence MPIPGRILPESEWARTAIKRLPPPEDGPLDWATLFGREAPIVLDLGCGNGRFTLLSALNRPDHDHVAIDIVPAVVRYATKRANQRGLHNVRVAVKDAQSFLRSYVPFGSVSEIHLYHPQPYHDPKDARLRLVTPAVLKHIHRALKPGGLFVVQTDSPEYWEYMTQVLPSFFTVRPHPSPWPDAPEGRSRREILARSRGLPIFRAVCTRRDDLRQGDIRDLVQNLPRPDFVSRGPSAELDALEAGEGGGSDRGRPGPRRNRPPGRRRRPS is encoded by the coding sequence GTGCCCATCCCCGGACGCATCCTTCCCGAATCCGAGTGGGCCCGCACGGCGATCAAGCGCCTGCCGCCTCCCGAGGACGGCCCGCTCGACTGGGCGACCCTGTTCGGCCGCGAGGCCCCGATCGTCCTCGACCTCGGCTGCGGCAACGGCCGCTTCACCCTGCTCAGTGCCCTGAATCGCCCCGATCACGACCACGTCGCCATCGACATCGTGCCCGCCGTTGTCCGCTACGCCACCAAGCGTGCCAACCAGCGCGGCCTGCACAACGTCCGCGTGGCCGTGAAGGATGCACAATCGTTTTTGCGATCGTATGTTCCTTTCGGCAGCGTTTCCGAAATCCACCTCTACCACCCCCAACCCTACCACGACCCAAAAGACGCTCGCCTCCGCCTCGTCACCCCTGCAGTCCTCAAGCACATCCATCGCGCCCTGAAACCCGGCGGCCTGTTCGTCGTCCAGACCGACAGCCCCGAGTACTGGGAGTACATGACCCAGGTGCTTCCCTCCTTCTTCACCGTCCGGCCCCATCCCTCCCCCTGGCCTGATGCTCCCGAGGGCCGCTCTCGCCGCGAGATCCTCGCCCGAAGCCGCGGCCTTCCGATCTTTCGCGCCGTTTGCACCCGACGCGACGACCTCCGCCAGGGGGACATCCGCGACCTTGTCCAGAACCTCCCCCGCCCCGACTTCGTCAGCCGAGGCCCTTCCGCCGAACTCGACGCCCTGGAAGCCGGCGAGGGGGGCGGCTCCGACCGCGGCCGCCCTGGCCCTCGCCGCAACCGTCCCCCCGGCCGCCGTCGCCGCCCGTCCTGA
- a CDS encoding PQQ-dependent sugar dehydrogenase, whose protein sequence is MKSSLLGLACLAFALAVVPSVMAQGPEFSGYRAERLPLPADVLPSCMAVRPDGTLAVGSMDGDVLLLVDSDEDSIPDSYHRWAGTLPHWPLGMIAEGDDLIVATRSALIRLSDTDGDNWADRWLTITDEWDVTRDHHDWTTGIARWADGSYVVSPVTDDVRERSVEGRHHLRGKAIKVDPETGSVEVLAQGLRYPTGWATRSTDGLVVFTDNQGQQKTNCEINVLRPGQWYGYPSQADPPSGPEGAEPYTPNILIPYPWARSVNGLAFAETGGHFGPLEGQLVLCEYNNRFIMRASLETVDGEVQGACYPFLGNLLGPLTLAFAPDGTLYVGSIREPSWGAEPEQGAIYRVRYTGEPDFGIAEATAEPDGFTLRFFTDPPDPDLALDPSRYSIKRYHHVFQGSYHSPPTDIEFLSVASVDPGDAPHSVRLTLREPLIPGRIYEIRADLPGAEPDIAHYTLHRIPQP, encoded by the coding sequence ATGAAATCCTCTCTGCTGGGACTGGCTTGTCTTGCCTTCGCACTGGCGGTCGTCCCTTCGGTCATGGCCCAGGGCCCTGAGTTCTCCGGCTACCGCGCCGAGCGGCTCCCCTTGCCCGCCGACGTCTTGCCAAGCTGCATGGCCGTTCGCCCCGATGGCACCCTGGCGGTCGGTTCGATGGATGGCGATGTCTTACTCCTGGTCGATTCCGACGAAGACAGCATCCCCGACTCGTACCATCGATGGGCCGGCACCTTGCCTCACTGGCCGCTCGGCATGATCGCCGAGGGAGACGACCTGATCGTCGCCACCCGATCCGCACTGATCCGCCTCTCCGACACCGACGGCGACAACTGGGCCGACCGCTGGCTCACCATCACCGACGAATGGGACGTGACCCGAGACCACCACGACTGGACGACCGGCATCGCCCGATGGGCCGACGGCTCTTACGTCGTTAGCCCCGTGACCGACGACGTCCGCGAGCGCTCCGTTGAAGGGCGTCACCACCTGCGAGGCAAGGCGATCAAGGTCGATCCCGAAACCGGCTCGGTCGAGGTCCTCGCCCAAGGCCTCCGCTATCCGACCGGCTGGGCCACTCGATCGACCGATGGACTCGTCGTCTTCACCGACAACCAGGGGCAGCAAAAAACCAACTGCGAGATCAACGTCCTCCGCCCCGGCCAGTGGTACGGCTATCCGAGCCAGGCCGATCCCCCCTCCGGTCCCGAGGGCGCGGAACCGTACACGCCGAACATCCTCATCCCCTACCCCTGGGCCCGATCGGTCAACGGCCTCGCCTTTGCCGAGACAGGGGGCCACTTCGGCCCGCTCGAAGGCCAGCTTGTTCTCTGCGAATATAACAACCGTTTTATCATGCGAGCCTCACTCGAAACGGTGGACGGCGAAGTTCAAGGGGCCTGCTATCCGTTCCTCGGCAACCTCCTCGGCCCGTTAACCCTTGCCTTTGCCCCCGACGGCACCCTCTACGTCGGTAGCATCCGCGAACCCTCCTGGGGAGCCGAACCCGAGCAAGGCGCCATTTACCGTGTCCGGTACACCGGCGAGCCCGACTTTGGGATCGCCGAGGCCACGGCTGAGCCCGATGGCTTTACCCTCCGCTTCTTCACCGATCCCCCCGATCCCGACCTCGCACTCGATCCTTCGCGCTACTCCATCAAGCGATATCATCATGTGTTTCAAGGCTCGTATCACTCGCCGCCGACCGACATCGAGTTTCTCTCCGTTGCCTCGGTCGATCCGGGTGATGCCCCGCACTCCGTCCGCCTGACGCTTCGCGAGCCGCTCATTCCGGGTCGGATCTACGAGATCCGCGCCGACCTTCCCGGGGCCGAGCCAGACATCGCCCACTACACCCTGCACCGCATTCCCCAGCCTTGA
- a CDS encoding phosphoribosyl-ATP diphosphatase: MADQSKVLHTLSDLVAERKANPPEERSYMVSLLKGGVPKIAAKITEEAAEVVEAADEPGEEGKEHLVKEVADLVFHAIVMLGHRDLHWSAVEAELGRRFGVSGIVEKESRGKA; this comes from the coding sequence GTGGCCGATCAATCGAAGGTGCTGCATACCCTGTCCGATCTGGTGGCCGAGCGGAAGGCGAACCCGCCCGAGGAGCGATCGTACATGGTCTCGCTGCTCAAGGGGGGCGTGCCGAAGATCGCCGCGAAAATCACCGAGGAAGCGGCCGAGGTGGTCGAGGCGGCCGACGAACCAGGAGAGGAGGGGAAGGAGCATCTTGTCAAGGAGGTGGCCGACCTCGTTTTTCATGCGATCGTGATGCTCGGCCATCGCGACCTGCACTGGTCGGCGGTGGAAGCGGAGCTGGGCCGACGGTTCGGGGTCAGCGGAATCGTCGAGAAGGAGTCGAGGGGGAAGGCGTGA
- a CDS encoding thioredoxin family protein encodes MRPEWQPSSEVLDATALSEVLARHPVVVLHVWAVWNQVDRQCDERLRVVREEFADRVVFGAIDADDPEQGAFLRSWAVGNLPAIVGFVRGARVETVVGLRPVVELRARVAGWVERAFRPP; translated from the coding sequence ATGCGGCCAGAGTGGCAGCCCTCGTCAGAGGTGCTTGATGCGACCGCCCTGAGCGAGGTGCTCGCGAGGCATCCGGTCGTGGTCTTGCACGTCTGGGCGGTTTGGAATCAGGTGGATCGGCAGTGTGATGAGCGGCTCAGGGTCGTCCGGGAGGAGTTCGCGGATCGGGTCGTCTTTGGTGCGATTGATGCGGACGATCCGGAGCAGGGGGCGTTTCTTCGGAGCTGGGCGGTGGGCAATCTTCCGGCGATTGTGGGCTTCGTTCGGGGGGCTCGGGTGGAGACGGTCGTCGGCCTTCGCCCGGTGGTGGAGTTGCGAGCGAGGGTTGCGGGCTGGGTGGAGCGGGCGTTTCGTCCTCCGTGA
- a CDS encoding ferredoxin produces MFGWFRRRRDERSAKAAVEVEPGTIHQHPERCPLNVPGPFYTTGQCLACEAPEFEAPDLLALLNDENITTYFVKQPETAEEIERACRAIEVCCVNDLRYGGTDRAILERLGNDEETCDVVLRNGRLILSKSAGTTG; encoded by the coding sequence ATGTTTGGCTGGTTCCGGAGACGTCGAGACGAACGATCGGCGAAGGCAGCGGTCGAGGTGGAACCGGGCACCATCCATCAGCACCCGGAGCGTTGCCCGCTCAATGTGCCCGGCCCGTTTTACACGACGGGGCAATGCCTGGCGTGCGAGGCTCCTGAGTTCGAGGCTCCCGACCTGCTCGCGCTGTTGAATGATGAGAACATCACGACGTACTTCGTCAAGCAGCCGGAAACGGCCGAGGAAATCGAGCGGGCCTGTCGAGCGATTGAGGTCTGCTGTGTCAATGATCTGCGGTACGGCGGCACCGATCGGGCGATCCTCGAACGGCTCGGGAACGACGAGGAAACCTGTGATGTCGTGCTTCGAAACGGTCGGCTCATCCTGAGCAAATCGGCAGGAACGACGGGGTGA